Proteins from one Poecile atricapillus isolate bPoeAtr1 chromosome 14, bPoeAtr1.hap1, whole genome shotgun sequence genomic window:
- the IGFALS gene encoding insulin-like growth factor-binding protein complex acid labile subunit isoform X1, which produces MCAAGWERPLHCCPSSAGTRQRGPGGVPGSGHSPALTVSLLLLPPAGIPLLLPLALLLAAASQPPGGDPPKEPGDGEGPRCPGPCACSLDDYSEELNVFCSSRNLSRLPEDLPHNAKALWLDGNNFTLLPAAAFRNLSALDFLDLQSSQLGSVEQHAFHGLRSLYHLHLERNRLKHLAPHTFLHTQNLVSLSLNNNHFSKVEEGLFAGLSNLWYLNLGWNSLVVLPDKVFHDLPNLRELILAGNKLPYLQHQLFCSLTELKELDLSGNALKGIKINIFVKLQKLQKLYLNHNQINAIAPRAFVGMKSLRWLDLSHNRLVSLYEDTFLGLLSLHVLRLSTNSIASLRPRTFKDLQFLEELQLGHNRIRSLAERTFEGLGQLEVLSLNNNQLQDIRAGAFLGLHNVAVMHLSANCIKVLPDFVFKGVSKLHSLHLEHSCVGRIRAGTFSGLSSLRRLFLQHNSISVIEDQSFSELHELLELDLKHNRLSHLSPRLFVGLSNLEYLFLSSNQLLEVSQDTFSPLQRLFWLDLSHNQLETLDNSVISPLANLRYLSLRNNSLETFSVAFLCPPFALEQLWLGGNNWHCNCSLKGLRDFSLQHPAVVPRFVQSVAEGDDTHVPIYTYNNLTCLHPPGLAGLDLRDTAQESFAHC; this is translated from the exons ATGTGTGCAGCGGGCTGGGAGCGACCCCTCCACTGCTGTCCCAGCAGTGCGGGCACCCGGcagaggggtcccgggggtgtcccgggg AGCGGCCACAGCCCTGCACTGACAGtgtcccttctcctcctccccccagcAGGCAtccccctcctgctccccctggccctgctgctggccgCTGCCTCCCAGCCCCCCGGGGGGGACCCCCCGAAGGAGCCGGGGGACGGGGAGGGTCCGCGCTGCCCCGGCCCCTGCGCCTGCAGCCTGGACGATTACAGCGAGGAGCTGAACGTGTTCTGCAGCAGCCGCAACCTGAGCCGCCTGCCCGAGGACCTGCCCCACAACGCCAAAGCCCTGTGGCTGGACGGCAACAACTTCACGCTGCTGCCGGCCGCCGCCTTCAGGAATTTATCAGCCCTGGACTTCCTGgacctgcagagcagccagctgGGCTCCGTGGAGCAGCACGCCTTCCACGGGCTGCGCAGCCTCTACCACCTGCACCTGGAGCGCAACCGCCTCAAGCACCTGGCCCCGCACACCTTCCTGCACACCCAGAACCTCGTGTCCCTCAGCCTCAACAACAACCACTTCAGCAAGGTGGAGGAAGGGCTCTTTGCCGGGCTCTCCAACCTCTGGTACCTGAACCTGGGCTGGAACTCGCTGGTGGTGCTGCCTGACAAGGTGTTCCATGACCTGCCCAACCTGAGGGAGCTGATCCTGGCTGGGAACAAGCTGCCCTacctccagcaccagctcttCTGCAGCCTCACcgagctgaaggagctggacCTGAGCGGGAACGCGCTCAAGGGCATCAAGATCAACATCTTTGTCAAGctgcagaagctgcagaagCTGTACCTGAACCACAACCAGATCAACGCCATCGCGCCCCGCGCCTTCGTGGGCATGAAGTCCCTGCGGTGGCTGGACCTGTCCCACAACCGCCTGGTCTCGCTCTACGAGGACACCTTCCTGGGCCTCCTGAGCCTGCACGTGCTGCGCTTGTCCACCAACTCCATCGCCAGCCTGAGGCCCAGGACCTTCAAGGACCTGCAgttcctggaggagctgcagctggggcacaACCGCATCCGGAGCCTGGCGGAAAGGACCTTCGAGGGGCTGGGCCAGCTGGAGGTGCTCAGCCTCAACAACAACCAGCTGCAGGACATCAGGGCCGGGGCCTTCCTGGGGCTGCACAACGTGGCCGTCATGCACTTGTCCGCCAACTGCATCAAGGTCCTGCCTGACTTTGTGTTCAAGGGGGTCAGCAAGCTGCACAGCCTCcacctggagcacagctgcGTGGGCAGGATCCGGGCCGGCACCTTCTCTGGGCTCTCCAGCCTGCGGCGGCTCTTCCTGCAGCACAACAGCATCTCTGTCATCGAGGACCAGAGCTTCAGCGAACTGCACGAGCTCCTGGAGCTCGACCTGAAGCACAACAGGCTGAGCCACCTCTCGCCCCGCCTCTTCGTGGGGCTGAGCAACCTGGAGtacctcttcctctcctccaaccagctcctggaggtgtcccaggacaCTTTCAGCCCGCTCCAGAGACTCTTCTGGCTCGACCTCTCCCACAACCAGCTGGAGACACTGGACAACAGCGTCATCTCCCCCCTGGCCAACCTGCGGTACCTCAGCCTGAGGAATAACTCCCTGGAGACCTTCTCGGTGGCATTCCTGTGTCCCCCCTTcgccctggagcagctgtggctggggGGCAACAATTGGCACTGCAACTGCTCTCTGAAGGGCCTGCGGGACttctccctgcagcaccccGCCGTGGTGCCGCGCTTCGTGCAGTCGGTGGCCGAGGGGGACGACACCCACGTCCCCATCTACACCTACAACAACCTCACCTGCCTGCACCCCCCGGGCCTGGCGGGGCTGGACCTCCGTGACACTGCCCAGGAGAGCTTTGcccactgctga
- the IGFALS gene encoding insulin-like growth factor-binding protein complex acid labile subunit isoform X2 has translation MSAGKAGIPLLLPLALLLAAASQPPGGDPPKEPGDGEGPRCPGPCACSLDDYSEELNVFCSSRNLSRLPEDLPHNAKALWLDGNNFTLLPAAAFRNLSALDFLDLQSSQLGSVEQHAFHGLRSLYHLHLERNRLKHLAPHTFLHTQNLVSLSLNNNHFSKVEEGLFAGLSNLWYLNLGWNSLVVLPDKVFHDLPNLRELILAGNKLPYLQHQLFCSLTELKELDLSGNALKGIKINIFVKLQKLQKLYLNHNQINAIAPRAFVGMKSLRWLDLSHNRLVSLYEDTFLGLLSLHVLRLSTNSIASLRPRTFKDLQFLEELQLGHNRIRSLAERTFEGLGQLEVLSLNNNQLQDIRAGAFLGLHNVAVMHLSANCIKVLPDFVFKGVSKLHSLHLEHSCVGRIRAGTFSGLSSLRRLFLQHNSISVIEDQSFSELHELLELDLKHNRLSHLSPRLFVGLSNLEYLFLSSNQLLEVSQDTFSPLQRLFWLDLSHNQLETLDNSVISPLANLRYLSLRNNSLETFSVAFLCPPFALEQLWLGGNNWHCNCSLKGLRDFSLQHPAVVPRFVQSVAEGDDTHVPIYTYNNLTCLHPPGLAGLDLRDTAQESFAHC, from the exons ATGAGCGCAGGCAAAG cAGGCAtccccctcctgctccccctggccctgctgctggccgCTGCCTCCCAGCCCCCCGGGGGGGACCCCCCGAAGGAGCCGGGGGACGGGGAGGGTCCGCGCTGCCCCGGCCCCTGCGCCTGCAGCCTGGACGATTACAGCGAGGAGCTGAACGTGTTCTGCAGCAGCCGCAACCTGAGCCGCCTGCCCGAGGACCTGCCCCACAACGCCAAAGCCCTGTGGCTGGACGGCAACAACTTCACGCTGCTGCCGGCCGCCGCCTTCAGGAATTTATCAGCCCTGGACTTCCTGgacctgcagagcagccagctgGGCTCCGTGGAGCAGCACGCCTTCCACGGGCTGCGCAGCCTCTACCACCTGCACCTGGAGCGCAACCGCCTCAAGCACCTGGCCCCGCACACCTTCCTGCACACCCAGAACCTCGTGTCCCTCAGCCTCAACAACAACCACTTCAGCAAGGTGGAGGAAGGGCTCTTTGCCGGGCTCTCCAACCTCTGGTACCTGAACCTGGGCTGGAACTCGCTGGTGGTGCTGCCTGACAAGGTGTTCCATGACCTGCCCAACCTGAGGGAGCTGATCCTGGCTGGGAACAAGCTGCCCTacctccagcaccagctcttCTGCAGCCTCACcgagctgaaggagctggacCTGAGCGGGAACGCGCTCAAGGGCATCAAGATCAACATCTTTGTCAAGctgcagaagctgcagaagCTGTACCTGAACCACAACCAGATCAACGCCATCGCGCCCCGCGCCTTCGTGGGCATGAAGTCCCTGCGGTGGCTGGACCTGTCCCACAACCGCCTGGTCTCGCTCTACGAGGACACCTTCCTGGGCCTCCTGAGCCTGCACGTGCTGCGCTTGTCCACCAACTCCATCGCCAGCCTGAGGCCCAGGACCTTCAAGGACCTGCAgttcctggaggagctgcagctggggcacaACCGCATCCGGAGCCTGGCGGAAAGGACCTTCGAGGGGCTGGGCCAGCTGGAGGTGCTCAGCCTCAACAACAACCAGCTGCAGGACATCAGGGCCGGGGCCTTCCTGGGGCTGCACAACGTGGCCGTCATGCACTTGTCCGCCAACTGCATCAAGGTCCTGCCTGACTTTGTGTTCAAGGGGGTCAGCAAGCTGCACAGCCTCcacctggagcacagctgcGTGGGCAGGATCCGGGCCGGCACCTTCTCTGGGCTCTCCAGCCTGCGGCGGCTCTTCCTGCAGCACAACAGCATCTCTGTCATCGAGGACCAGAGCTTCAGCGAACTGCACGAGCTCCTGGAGCTCGACCTGAAGCACAACAGGCTGAGCCACCTCTCGCCCCGCCTCTTCGTGGGGCTGAGCAACCTGGAGtacctcttcctctcctccaaccagctcctggaggtgtcccaggacaCTTTCAGCCCGCTCCAGAGACTCTTCTGGCTCGACCTCTCCCACAACCAGCTGGAGACACTGGACAACAGCGTCATCTCCCCCCTGGCCAACCTGCGGTACCTCAGCCTGAGGAATAACTCCCTGGAGACCTTCTCGGTGGCATTCCTGTGTCCCCCCTTcgccctggagcagctgtggctggggGGCAACAATTGGCACTGCAACTGCTCTCTGAAGGGCCTGCGGGACttctccctgcagcaccccGCCGTGGTGCCGCGCTTCGTGCAGTCGGTGGCCGAGGGGGACGACACCCACGTCCCCATCTACACCTACAACAACCTCACCTGCCTGCACCCCCCGGGCCTGGCGGGGCTGGACCTCCGTGACACTGCCCAGGAGAGCTTTGcccactgctga
- the IGFALS gene encoding insulin-like growth factor-binding protein complex acid labile subunit isoform X3 — MSAGKGIPLLLPLALLLAAASQPPGGDPPKEPGDGEGPRCPGPCACSLDDYSEELNVFCSSRNLSRLPEDLPHNAKALWLDGNNFTLLPAAAFRNLSALDFLDLQSSQLGSVEQHAFHGLRSLYHLHLERNRLKHLAPHTFLHTQNLVSLSLNNNHFSKVEEGLFAGLSNLWYLNLGWNSLVVLPDKVFHDLPNLRELILAGNKLPYLQHQLFCSLTELKELDLSGNALKGIKINIFVKLQKLQKLYLNHNQINAIAPRAFVGMKSLRWLDLSHNRLVSLYEDTFLGLLSLHVLRLSTNSIASLRPRTFKDLQFLEELQLGHNRIRSLAERTFEGLGQLEVLSLNNNQLQDIRAGAFLGLHNVAVMHLSANCIKVLPDFVFKGVSKLHSLHLEHSCVGRIRAGTFSGLSSLRRLFLQHNSISVIEDQSFSELHELLELDLKHNRLSHLSPRLFVGLSNLEYLFLSSNQLLEVSQDTFSPLQRLFWLDLSHNQLETLDNSVISPLANLRYLSLRNNSLETFSVAFLCPPFALEQLWLGGNNWHCNCSLKGLRDFSLQHPAVVPRFVQSVAEGDDTHVPIYTYNNLTCLHPPGLAGLDLRDTAQESFAHC; from the exons ATGAGCGCAGGCAAAG GCAtccccctcctgctccccctggccctgctgctggccgCTGCCTCCCAGCCCCCCGGGGGGGACCCCCCGAAGGAGCCGGGGGACGGGGAGGGTCCGCGCTGCCCCGGCCCCTGCGCCTGCAGCCTGGACGATTACAGCGAGGAGCTGAACGTGTTCTGCAGCAGCCGCAACCTGAGCCGCCTGCCCGAGGACCTGCCCCACAACGCCAAAGCCCTGTGGCTGGACGGCAACAACTTCACGCTGCTGCCGGCCGCCGCCTTCAGGAATTTATCAGCCCTGGACTTCCTGgacctgcagagcagccagctgGGCTCCGTGGAGCAGCACGCCTTCCACGGGCTGCGCAGCCTCTACCACCTGCACCTGGAGCGCAACCGCCTCAAGCACCTGGCCCCGCACACCTTCCTGCACACCCAGAACCTCGTGTCCCTCAGCCTCAACAACAACCACTTCAGCAAGGTGGAGGAAGGGCTCTTTGCCGGGCTCTCCAACCTCTGGTACCTGAACCTGGGCTGGAACTCGCTGGTGGTGCTGCCTGACAAGGTGTTCCATGACCTGCCCAACCTGAGGGAGCTGATCCTGGCTGGGAACAAGCTGCCCTacctccagcaccagctcttCTGCAGCCTCACcgagctgaaggagctggacCTGAGCGGGAACGCGCTCAAGGGCATCAAGATCAACATCTTTGTCAAGctgcagaagctgcagaagCTGTACCTGAACCACAACCAGATCAACGCCATCGCGCCCCGCGCCTTCGTGGGCATGAAGTCCCTGCGGTGGCTGGACCTGTCCCACAACCGCCTGGTCTCGCTCTACGAGGACACCTTCCTGGGCCTCCTGAGCCTGCACGTGCTGCGCTTGTCCACCAACTCCATCGCCAGCCTGAGGCCCAGGACCTTCAAGGACCTGCAgttcctggaggagctgcagctggggcacaACCGCATCCGGAGCCTGGCGGAAAGGACCTTCGAGGGGCTGGGCCAGCTGGAGGTGCTCAGCCTCAACAACAACCAGCTGCAGGACATCAGGGCCGGGGCCTTCCTGGGGCTGCACAACGTGGCCGTCATGCACTTGTCCGCCAACTGCATCAAGGTCCTGCCTGACTTTGTGTTCAAGGGGGTCAGCAAGCTGCACAGCCTCcacctggagcacagctgcGTGGGCAGGATCCGGGCCGGCACCTTCTCTGGGCTCTCCAGCCTGCGGCGGCTCTTCCTGCAGCACAACAGCATCTCTGTCATCGAGGACCAGAGCTTCAGCGAACTGCACGAGCTCCTGGAGCTCGACCTGAAGCACAACAGGCTGAGCCACCTCTCGCCCCGCCTCTTCGTGGGGCTGAGCAACCTGGAGtacctcttcctctcctccaaccagctcctggaggtgtcccaggacaCTTTCAGCCCGCTCCAGAGACTCTTCTGGCTCGACCTCTCCCACAACCAGCTGGAGACACTGGACAACAGCGTCATCTCCCCCCTGGCCAACCTGCGGTACCTCAGCCTGAGGAATAACTCCCTGGAGACCTTCTCGGTGGCATTCCTGTGTCCCCCCTTcgccctggagcagctgtggctggggGGCAACAATTGGCACTGCAACTGCTCTCTGAAGGGCCTGCGGGACttctccctgcagcaccccGCCGTGGTGCCGCGCTTCGTGCAGTCGGTGGCCGAGGGGGACGACACCCACGTCCCCATCTACACCTACAACAACCTCACCTGCCTGCACCCCCCGGGCCTGGCGGGGCTGGACCTCCGTGACACTGCCCAGGAGAGCTTTGcccactgctga